Proteins from a single region of Nasonia vitripennis strain AsymCx chromosome 3 unlocalized genomic scaffold, Nvit_psr_1.1 chr3_random0005, whole genome shotgun sequence:
- the LOC116416707 gene encoding uncharacterized protein LOC116416707: MPRRRIRDLPNLVEDSDSDEGQHIDVAFIPNEYESSDGDSDGDPNEDILSNELPSGSYEHVKSTYTSTQKLLEPNHKYSWKNDALNDISPHVESNFNISPISSLQSKNALELKSIRDYWSKKRILQCPVIAELMSRNNFVAIKKNIRFYKLQDTDQNDKVWKVRTLYDMFLMDSKPVSILSSKYGNEPKVEMQRWQESSKKSILFPYCFSMYNQHMGGVDLHDQHCNALMPTIRSKKWTWCLVLQLIQASLANATVIYNKLHPDEKKGSKDIVQDVCEYYIDKLSSKRPPKRQKQSKPSSQEHLMKHGSLRKCGISTCRTRTEWYCEKCSIPVCKSHKVGHDNEQ, from the exons ATGCCGAGACGGAGAATTAGAGATCTACCAAATTTAGTTGAAGATTCTGATAGTGATGAAGGTCAACATATTGATGTAGCATTCATTCCTAATGAATATGAAAGTTCAGATGGAGATTCGGACGGTGATCCAAATGAAGATATATTATCAAATGAATTACCATCAGGTTCTTACGAACATGTTAAAAGTACATACACAAGTACTCAAAAATTGTTGGAACCGAATCATAAGTACAGTTGGAAAAATGATGCTTTGAATGATATTTCTCCTCATGTCGAGAGCAACTTCAATATTTCACCTATTTCATCAttgcaatccaaaaatgctTTGGAGTT AAAAAGTATTCGTGATTACTGGTCAAAAAAGCGAATCCTTCAGTGTCCAGTAATTGCGGAACTTATGTCTAGAAATAATTTCGTTGCcataaaaaagaacatacgATTCTATAAACTTCAAGACACTGATCAAAATGATAAAGTCTGGAAGGTTAGAACTCTGTATGATATGTTTC TTATGGACTCAAAGCCAGTATCGATTCTCTCTTCGAAATATGGGAATGAACCAAAAGTTGAAATGCAGAGATGGCAGGAATCATCGAAAAAATCTATTCTTTTTCCTTATTGTTTCTCTATGTATAATCAACACATGGGTGGCGTCGATCTACATGATCAACACTGTAATGCTTTGATGCCTACAATTCGAAGTAAGAAATGGACATGGTGCCTTGTATTACAACTCATCCAAGCATCCTTAGCAAACGCTACAGTGATTTACAATAAGTTACATCCAGACGAAAAAAAAGGTTCCAAAGATATTGTTCAAGATGTTTGTGAATATTATATTGACAAGTTATCTTCCAAACGTCCCCCCAAACGACAGAAACAGAGTAAACCTTCATCCCAAGAACACTTGATGAAACATGGAAGTCTTAGGAAATGTGGAATTTCAACATGTCGGACAAGAACGGAATGGTATTGTGAGAAATGTTCTATACCTGTTTGCAAAAGTCATAAAGTAGGACACgacaatgaacaataa